TGGACCATGTGTTGCAACTCGTTGTAATACTGGCGCGACTGCACGTAATCCTTGGTGCGCAGACCCTGCTCAACCAGTTCCTGGCGGGCAACGACGTTGTCCGGGCGCAGGCGCAGTGCTTGCAGGAAATAGGTATTGGCGGCTTTCTCGTCTTTCATGCTCACCGCGCACTGACCCGCATTCACATAGGTCTTGTCAGCGCTGGCGTACAGCGGGTTCTTCACCGCCGTCATGTAGTGCTGGATGCCGTCGGCCTGGCGCGAATGATTGCACAGGTACCAGCCAAAGTTGTTGTTGATATCGGAGTCATCCGGGGCAATGTTCAGCGCTTGCTGAAAATTGGCAACGGCTTTGGTGTCGTCGTGCAGTTCCGCGTAGATCAGGCCAAGCACGCCATACGCCGGGGCGTAGCGGCTATTGGACGACAGCGCCTCTTTGATCTCTTGCACGGCCACGGTGTACTGCGCGCGCTTGAGGTATTCCGCCGCCAGCTGCGTGTGCAGCAGTGCGCGGCGGTCGGCTTGCGACATATCGTCGCCGGAAGATGCAGCCAGCGCCCAGGGCGCTGCAAGGCTTGTCATGGCAAAGCAAATCAAAGAAACCATGTACCGCCGGATCATTCCACTTCCCCTGTATCGATATTTTTATCTGAACTGGATCGGGCGCGTCTCTTGTGCCTTGCGGTTGGCTGTACGACGCGTCTTGTCCTGTACCTGACCGGCCAGCTGGCCACACGCTGCATCAATATCGTCGCCACGCGTTTTGCGGACGGTGACGATATAGCCTGCGTTCATCAGGATATCCCGGAACGCGAGGATAGCATCACGGCCGGAACGGTTGTAGCCCGAATTCGGGAAGGGATTGAATGGAATGAGATTCAGCTTACAGGGCGTATCACGCAACAGCGCAATCAGCTCACGGGCATGCTCGGGCTGGTCGTTCACACCCGCAAGCATCACATATTCAAAGGTAATGAAGTCCCGCGGCGCTTTTTCCAGATAGCGATTACAGGCGGCCAGCAACTGGGCCAGCGGGTATTTCTTGTTGATCGGCACGATTTCATCGCGCAGACGATCGTTGGAGGCATGCAGACTGACGGCGAGCGCCACCGGCACCGCATCACGCAAACGATCCATGGCCGGCACGATCCCTGAGGTCGACAGCGTGACGCGCCGACGCGACAAGCCATAGGCATTGTCGTCCAGCATCAATCTGAGTGCTTTGACGACATTGTCAAAGTTGGCAAGGGGTTCGCCCATG
The Silvimonas iriomotensis genome window above contains:
- the pilW gene encoding type IV pilus biogenesis/stability protein PilW; translated protein: MTSLAAPWALAASSGDDMSQADRRALLHTQLAAEYLKRAQYTVAVQEIKEALSSNSRYAPAYGVLGLIYAELHDDTKAVANFQQALNIAPDDSDINNNFGWYLCNHSRQADGIQHYMTAVKNPLYASADKTYVNAGQCAVSMKDEKAANTYFLQALRLRPDNVVARQELVEQGLRTKDYVQSRQYYNELQHMVQPSAALTWMGLRLEHALGNTDAEARLANQLKSQYPDSVETTRLLSGQLN
- the rlmN gene encoding 23S rRNA (adenine(2503)-C(2))-methyltransferase RlmN codes for the protein MSVNLLDYDAEGLAELMISYGEKPFRAKQLMKWIHQHGEADFNNMTDIAKGFREKLAAGALVRSPAMLAEHVASDGTTKWLLDVNVGNGIETVFIPEDDRGTLCISSQVGCALECSFCSTGAQGFNRNLSVGEIIGQLWWANRRLSAEQARVGVPVNEDTRIVTNVVMMGMGEPLANFDNVVKALRLMLDDNAYGLSRRRVTLSTSGIVPAMDRLRDAVPVALAVSLHASNDRLRDEIVPINKKYPLAQLLAACNRYLEKAPRDFITFEYVMLAGVNDQPEHARELIALLRDTPCKLNLIPFNPFPNSGYNRSGRDAILAFRDILMNAGYIVTVRKTRGDDIDAACGQLAGQVQDKTRRTANRKAQETRPIQFR